The following proteins are co-located in the Primulina tabacum isolate GXHZ01 chromosome 11, ASM2559414v2, whole genome shotgun sequence genome:
- the LOC142518474 gene encoding uncharacterized protein LOC142518474 codes for MAPTKRANLDTSRVQEENNTRLSGAGGSPLNGPQPTIHLTPEELNKIITDAVKMATSKKATTHHFSHPEQQHEQPQEEERREEERESSAGSKSPIVAEELEELRKKVKVLEGQVGSKGNAPVVKGCPFSDIIVWEALPGHFKSAKIKDYDGSSDPEEHLARFENMTMLHCYGDQIKCKVFLTTLVDSAQRWFEGLAPQSINYFEDFQKVFLHQFSSSKKYKKTAFSLFEVKQRQDETLRAYLKRFNRVALDVPACAPETKTTAFMQGLWEGDFFRSLTKKLPGNFEDLLSRAEKYINMEEAQNQKREALKRSRGDRAVIPEERAPKKNGPRHFSHVPSRIARDREIQECSSDVAPLPSPVTRASRPEQRGYCTLHKECSHNTNECRTLRKESSKRPVPASHPPRDKSRQPPWLSRRPGPNVPPKSTNIPSRKGEASYREERGRPVERKDPSPSRGVIKMISGGGGSTDGDSNRARKARSRRECLEVDGRRRDEPVISFGPEDLRGVSLPHNDALVIQARVANYDVLRVFVDNGGSVNVIFKEALVQMDLHGYQLEAVETALFGFAGHAVYPEGEITLPLTLGTGGLRKTVMTVFTVVDAPSSYNIILGRLAMNEMRAVASTYHQKIKFQCEDRLGKLWEISPLLGGVMGRQSG; via the coding sequence atggctcctacTAAAAGAGCAAACCTAGACACTTCTCGAGTCCAGGAGGAGAACAATACTCGTCTTTCTGGTGCAGGTGGCTCTCCCCTTAATGGTCCTCAACCCACCATTCATTTAACTCCCGAGGAGTTAAACAAGATTATAACTGATGCTGTTAAGATGGCCACGTCAAAGAAGGCCACCACTCATCATTTCAGTCATCCCGAGCAGCAACATGAGCAGCCGCAAGAGGAAGAGAGAAGGGAAGAGGAGAGGGAATCAAGCGCGGGTTCTAAGTCTCCTATTGTTGCGGAAGAATTGGAAGAGTTGAGGAAGAAAGTAAAAGTATTAGAAGGGCAAGTTGGTTCTAAGGGCAATGCTCCAGTTGTAAAGGGTTGCCCATTTTCTGATATCATTGTCTGGGAAGCATTACCCGGGCATTTCAAGTCAGCCAAAATCAAGGACTATGATGGGAGTTCTGATCCCGAGGAGCACCTCGCTCGTTTCGAAAACATGACCATGTTGCATTGTTATGGAGACCAAATTAAATGTAAAGTGTTCCTCACCACCCTAGTCGACTCCGCACAAAGATGGTTTGAAGGGTTGGCGCCACAAAGCATCAATTATTTTGAAGACTTCCAAAAGGTATTCTTGCATCAATTTAGCAGCAGCAAGAAGTACAAGAAAACTGCTTTCAGTTTATTTGAGGTAAAGCAGAGGCAAGATGAAACCCTAAGGGCGTATCTCAAAAGATTCAACCGAGTGGCCCTGGATGTGCCGGCTTGTGCACCCGAGACGAAAACTACGGCGTTCATGCAAGGGCTGTGGGAAGGGGATTTTTTCCGATCCTTGACTAAGAAACTGCCCGGGAACTTCGAAGATCTCTTATCCCGAGCAGAGAAATACATTAATATGGAAGAAGCGCAAAATCAAAAAAGAGAGGCCTTGAAGAGATCAAGAGGAGACCGGGCCGTCATACCCGAAGAAAGAGCTCCCAAGAAAAATGGCCCGAGACATTTCTCTCATGTACCTTCAAGAATTGCCCGGGACCGAGAGATTCAAGAATGCAGCTCGGATGTAGCCCCGCTTCCCAGTCCTGTGACGAGGGCATCAAGGCCAGAGCAGAGAGGGTACTGCACCCTCCATAAAGAATGTTCTCACAACACTAATGAATGCCGGACCCTGAGGAAGGAATCCAGTAAGCGTCCTGTGCCAGCATCCCATCCCCCTCGAGATAAGTCTAGACAGCCACCTTGGTTGTCTCGACGTCCCGGACCAAATGTTCCTCCAAAGTCAACAAATATCCCGAGCAGAAAGGGAGAAGCAAGTTATCGGGAAGAAAGGGGCAGACCAGTAGAGAGGAAGGACCCTTCCCCAAGCCGAGGAGTAATCAAAATGATTTCGGGGGGGGGGGGGTCCACCGATGGCGATTCCAACCGGGCCCGGAAAGCCAGAAGCAGAAGGGAATGCTTAGAGGTCGATGGGAGGAGGAGAGACGAGCCAGTCATAAGCTTTGGACCAGAGGACCTCAGAGGAGTTAGTCTACCCCACAATGATGCTCTTGTCATTCAGGCCCGGGTGGCTAACTACGATGTGTTGAGGGTATTTGTTGACAATGGCGGCTCTGTCAATGTCATATTTAAGGAAGCCTTGGTCCAAATGGATTTACACGGGTATCAGTTAGAGGCGGTTGAGACTGCCTTGTTTGGTTTTGCTGGACATGCTGTCTACCCTGAGGGGGAAATCACTCTACCCCTGACTCTGGGCACTGGAGGCCTGAGGAAGACTGTGATGACTGTTTTTACAGTGGTGGATGCCCCATCCTCGTACAATATCATATTGGGAAGGCTGGCCATGAATGAGATGAGAGCCGTGGCCTCCACTTATCACCAGAAAATCAAATTCCAGTGCGAGGACAGGTTGGGGAAGTTATGGGAGATCAGCCCTCTTCTCGGAGGTGTTATGGGGAGACAGTCCGGGTAG
- the LOC142518367 gene encoding calcium-binding protein KRP1-like produces MAFAGGSGFQDFLPLMAEKLGGDGLIGELCNGFQLLVDSDKGVITFESLKKNAALFGLQGFSDADLYNMIKEGDFDGDGALNQMEFCVLMFRLSPELMEESQFLLEEVLQQEGFEYFDFSL; encoded by the coding sequence ATGGCGTTTGCAGGTGGATCCGGTTTTCAAGATTTCTTGCCCCTGATGGCGGAAAAGCTTGGTGGGGATGGCTTGATTGGGGAACTCTGCAATGGGTTTCAGCTATTGGTGGATTCTGACAAAGGGGTCATCACATTTGAGAGTCTAAAAAAGAACGCTGCTTTATTTGGGCTTCAAGGATTTTCTGATGCTGATCTTTACAACATGATTAAAGAAGGTGACTTTGATGGAGACGGAGCGCTAAATCAGATGGAATTTTGTGTGCTAATGTTCAGATTGAGCCCCGAGTTGATGGAAGAGTCACAGTTTTTGTTGGAAGAGGTTCTTCAGCAGGAGGGTTTCGAATACTTTGACTTCTCTTTGTAA
- the LOC142518241 gene encoding G-type lectin S-receptor-like serine/threonine-protein kinase At4g27290 isoform X3 produces the protein MEILQKGLALAFLFIIPATFGATNTITTSQMIRDGETMVSSDGVFELGFFRTGKLTNQYVGLWYRNIKVRRVVWVVNREAPLTGAGGVLKVIEPGLLVLLNDTNGATVWSSKSSRSVQNPIAQLLDSGNLVVRDANDERPENFLWQSFDHPTDTGLPGMKIGMNYVTGIETYLMSWKSNDDPALGDFSTHVDPTGYPQVLLKNGTEIWSRNGPWNGFGFSGGPNETGEATYKIHLVMNEKEVYVFQEIIDKSVTIAVVDESGYQQRWTWVDGAQNWVKFTYLPVDSCDQYKLCGAYGKCSTNTPFCRCLDRFVPKDQEGWARSDRSNGCVRRNNLSCQGDIFLKYPGIKLPDSRNSRYIDVLALEDCKAECLKDCSCMACTKLDRSKGTGCLLWFGDLIDMKDQPENGDDIYIRMSSSEAENVAESEGKKKYTTVAVSLTSVMIIILIGTGLFLYIRKRLSYQNLRMKGQHFGSHEQNSELPLFDLSTILEATDHFSINNKLGEGGFGPVYKGMLEGGQEIAVKRLSKDSMQGLDEFKNEIIFIGKLQHRNLVRLIGGCINGEEKMLIYEYMPNKSLDMILFDQTKSMLLDWKKRFSVINGIARGLLYLHQDSQLRVIHRDLKPSNVLLDSDMNPKISDFGMARSFLENETGAKTRRVVGT, from the exons ATGGAAATTTTACAAAAAGGCCTGGCTTTGGCGTTCCTTTTCATTATTCCGGCCACTTTTGGTGCGACTAATACGATAACAACTAGTCAGATGATTAGAGATGGCGAGACCATGGTATCGTCTGATGGAGTATTCGAATTGGGATTTTTCAGAACAGGAAAGTTAACAAATCAATACGTGGGTCTATGGTACAGGAATATCAAAGTTAGGAGAGTTGTTTGGGTTGTCAACAGAGAAGCACCATTAACAGGGGCAGGAGGTGTGTTAAAGGTTATCGAACCTGGACTCTTGGTGCTACTGAATGACACCAATGGAGCAACAGTGTGGTCTTCAAAATCGTCAAGGTCTGTACAAAACCCAATTGCACAGTTACTGGACTCCGGAAATTTAGTCGTAAGAGATGCGAATGATGAAAGGCCAGAGAATTTCCTCTGGCAGAGTTTTGATCATCCGACTGATACAGGTTTACCTGGAATGAAGATTGGAATGAACTATGTAACAGGTATCGAAACTTACTTAATGTCATGGAAAAGCAATGATGACCCTGCTCTTGGAGATTTTAGTACTCACGTGGATCCAACAGGATACCCACAAGTACTACTAAAAAATGGTACAGAAATTTGGTCTAGAAATGGTCCTTGGAATGGATTTGGCTTCAGTGGGGGACCGAATGAGACAGGAGAAGCAACATACAAGATTCATTTAGTAATGAATGAGAAGGAGGTATATGTTTTCCAAGAAATTATCGATAAATCAGTTACGATAGCTGTAGTCGATGAGAGTGGTTATCAACAACGTTGGACTTGGGTTGATGGAGCTCAAAATTGGGTGAAATTTACCTACTTACCAGTAGATAGTTGTGATCAATACAAGTTATGTGGTGCATATGGTAAGTGTAGCACTAACACTCCATTTTGTAGATGCCTGGACAGATTTGTGCCCAAAGACCAAGAAGGGTGGGCTAGATCAGATAGGTCGAATGGATGCGTTCGGCGAAATAACTTGAGTTGTCAAGGAGATATATTCTTGAAATATCCTGGCATTAAATTGCCGGACTCAAGAAATTCGCGTTACATCGATGTTTTGGCACTAGAAGACTGCAAAGCAGAATGCTTAAAGGACTGCTCTTGTATGGCATGCACAAAGTTAGATCGAAGCAAAGGCACCGGGTGCCTTCTTTGGTTTGGAGACTTGATTGACATGAAAGACCAACCTGAGAATGGAGATGATATTTACATCAGAATGTCTTCTTCAGAGGCAG AAAATGTTGCTGAATCTGAAGGAAAGAAGAAATATACAACAGTTGCAGTGAGTTTGACATCAGTGATGATTATAATTCTTATTGGCACGGGCCTCTTTCTATATATCCGGAAGCGGTTGAGTTATCAAAACCTTAGAATGAAGG GCCAACATTTTGGAAGTCATGAGCAGAACTCGGAGCTGCCATTATTTGATCTATCAACTATTTTGGAAGCTACAGATCACTTTTCAATTAACAACAAGCTCGGGGAGGGTGGATTTGGGCCGGTTTATAAG GGCATGCTGGAAGGTGGAcaagaaattgcagtgaaaCGGTTATCCAAGGACTCCATGCAAGGACTAGATGAATTCAAAAATGAAATAATCTTTATTGGCAAACTTCAACATCGAAATCTCGTCAGGCTTATCGGCGGCTGCATCAATGGAGAGGAAAAAATGTTGATCTATGAATATATGCCTAATAAAAGCCTGGACATGATTTTATTTG ACCAAACAAAAAGCATGTTACTTGATTGGAAAAAGCGCTTCAGTGTTATCAATGGCATTGCTAGGGGACTGCTGTATCTTCATCAAGATTCCCAATTGAGAGTCATACATCGAGACCTCAAACCTAGCAATGTATTGCTAGATTCAGACATGAACCCTAAGATATCAGACTTTGGTATGGCTAGAAGTTTTCTAGAGAATGAGACTGGAGCTAAGACACGACGAGTTGTTGGAACATA G
- the LOC142518241 gene encoding G-type lectin S-receptor-like serine/threonine-protein kinase At4g27290 isoform X2, with the protein MEILQKGLALAFLFIIPATFGATNTITTSQMIRDGETMVSSDGVFELGFFRTGKLTNQYVGLWYRNIKVRRVVWVVNREAPLTGAGGVLKVIEPGLLVLLNDTNGATVWSSKSSRSVQNPIAQLLDSGNLVVRDANDERPENFLWQSFDHPTDTGLPGMKIGMNYVTGIETYLMSWKSNDDPALGDFSTHVDPTGYPQVLLKNGTEIWSRNGPWNGFGFSGGPNETGEATYKIHLVMNEKEVYVFQEIIDKSVTIAVVDESGYQQRWTWVDGAQNWVKFTYLPVDSCDQYKLCGAYGKCSTNTPFCRCLDRFVPKDQEGWARSDRSNGCVRRNNLSCQGDIFLKYPGIKLPDSRNSRYIDVLALEDCKAECLKDCSCMACTKLDRSKGTGCLLWFGDLIDMKDQPENGDDIYIRMSSSEAGQHFGSHEQNSELPLFDLSTILEATDHFSINNKLGEGGFGPVYKGMLEGGQEIAVKRLSKDSMQGLDEFKNEIIFIGKLQHRNLVRLIGGCINGEEKMLIYEYMPNKSLDMILFDQTKSMLLDWKKRFSVINGIARGLLYLHQDSQLRVIHRDLKPSNVLLDSDMNPKISDFGMARSFLENETGAKTRRVVGTYGYMSPEYAIDGLFSTKSDVYSFGVLVIEIVSGMRNRGFSHDDDNLNLIGHAWTLYKEGRSLELVDPCLAEPSYISEMLRIIHVGLLCVQKRPEDRPSMFTAVFMLSNEVVLPEAKQPGFFTEREVTIAQSSTSTNTANSANEITITMIEAR; encoded by the exons ATGGAAATTTTACAAAAAGGCCTGGCTTTGGCGTTCCTTTTCATTATTCCGGCCACTTTTGGTGCGACTAATACGATAACAACTAGTCAGATGATTAGAGATGGCGAGACCATGGTATCGTCTGATGGAGTATTCGAATTGGGATTTTTCAGAACAGGAAAGTTAACAAATCAATACGTGGGTCTATGGTACAGGAATATCAAAGTTAGGAGAGTTGTTTGGGTTGTCAACAGAGAAGCACCATTAACAGGGGCAGGAGGTGTGTTAAAGGTTATCGAACCTGGACTCTTGGTGCTACTGAATGACACCAATGGAGCAACAGTGTGGTCTTCAAAATCGTCAAGGTCTGTACAAAACCCAATTGCACAGTTACTGGACTCCGGAAATTTAGTCGTAAGAGATGCGAATGATGAAAGGCCAGAGAATTTCCTCTGGCAGAGTTTTGATCATCCGACTGATACAGGTTTACCTGGAATGAAGATTGGAATGAACTATGTAACAGGTATCGAAACTTACTTAATGTCATGGAAAAGCAATGATGACCCTGCTCTTGGAGATTTTAGTACTCACGTGGATCCAACAGGATACCCACAAGTACTACTAAAAAATGGTACAGAAATTTGGTCTAGAAATGGTCCTTGGAATGGATTTGGCTTCAGTGGGGGACCGAATGAGACAGGAGAAGCAACATACAAGATTCATTTAGTAATGAATGAGAAGGAGGTATATGTTTTCCAAGAAATTATCGATAAATCAGTTACGATAGCTGTAGTCGATGAGAGTGGTTATCAACAACGTTGGACTTGGGTTGATGGAGCTCAAAATTGGGTGAAATTTACCTACTTACCAGTAGATAGTTGTGATCAATACAAGTTATGTGGTGCATATGGTAAGTGTAGCACTAACACTCCATTTTGTAGATGCCTGGACAGATTTGTGCCCAAAGACCAAGAAGGGTGGGCTAGATCAGATAGGTCGAATGGATGCGTTCGGCGAAATAACTTGAGTTGTCAAGGAGATATATTCTTGAAATATCCTGGCATTAAATTGCCGGACTCAAGAAATTCGCGTTACATCGATGTTTTGGCACTAGAAGACTGCAAAGCAGAATGCTTAAAGGACTGCTCTTGTATGGCATGCACAAAGTTAGATCGAAGCAAAGGCACCGGGTGCCTTCTTTGGTTTGGAGACTTGATTGACATGAAAGACCAACCTGAGAATGGAGATGATATTTACATCAGAATGTCTTCTTCAGAGGCAG GCCAACATTTTGGAAGTCATGAGCAGAACTCGGAGCTGCCATTATTTGATCTATCAACTATTTTGGAAGCTACAGATCACTTTTCAATTAACAACAAGCTCGGGGAGGGTGGATTTGGGCCGGTTTATAAG GGCATGCTGGAAGGTGGAcaagaaattgcagtgaaaCGGTTATCCAAGGACTCCATGCAAGGACTAGATGAATTCAAAAATGAAATAATCTTTATTGGCAAACTTCAACATCGAAATCTCGTCAGGCTTATCGGCGGCTGCATCAATGGAGAGGAAAAAATGTTGATCTATGAATATATGCCTAATAAAAGCCTGGACATGATTTTATTTG ACCAAACAAAAAGCATGTTACTTGATTGGAAAAAGCGCTTCAGTGTTATCAATGGCATTGCTAGGGGACTGCTGTATCTTCATCAAGATTCCCAATTGAGAGTCATACATCGAGACCTCAAACCTAGCAATGTATTGCTAGATTCAGACATGAACCCTAAGATATCAGACTTTGGTATGGCTAGAAGTTTTCTAGAGAATGAGACTGGAGCTAAGACACGACGAGTTGTTGGAACATA TGGGTATATGTCCCCAGAATATGCGATAGATGGCTTGTTCTCCACAAAATCAGATGTATATAGCTTTGGGGTCCTAGTGATAGAAATTGTAAGTGGAATGAGAAACAGGGGATTTTCTCACGATGATGACAATCTCAACCTTATTGGACAT GCATGGACACTCTATAAAGAAGGGAGGTCGCTGGAACTAGTGGATCCTTGTTTAGCTGAACCATCCTACATCTCTGAAATGCTAAGGATAATCCATGTTGGTCTGTTATGCGTGCAAAAGAGACCAGAAGACAGGCCGAGCATGTTTACTGCAGTTTTTATGTTGAGCAACGAAGTAGTCCTTCCTGAAGCCAAGCAACCAGGTTTTTTCACTGAAAGAGAAGTTACTATTGCTCAGAGTTCAACTAGCACAAATACAGCTAATTCAGCAAACGAAATCACCATTACAATGATAGAGGCAAGATAG
- the LOC142518241 gene encoding G-type lectin S-receptor-like serine/threonine-protein kinase At4g27290 isoform X1 — MEILQKGLALAFLFIIPATFGATNTITTSQMIRDGETMVSSDGVFELGFFRTGKLTNQYVGLWYRNIKVRRVVWVVNREAPLTGAGGVLKVIEPGLLVLLNDTNGATVWSSKSSRSVQNPIAQLLDSGNLVVRDANDERPENFLWQSFDHPTDTGLPGMKIGMNYVTGIETYLMSWKSNDDPALGDFSTHVDPTGYPQVLLKNGTEIWSRNGPWNGFGFSGGPNETGEATYKIHLVMNEKEVYVFQEIIDKSVTIAVVDESGYQQRWTWVDGAQNWVKFTYLPVDSCDQYKLCGAYGKCSTNTPFCRCLDRFVPKDQEGWARSDRSNGCVRRNNLSCQGDIFLKYPGIKLPDSRNSRYIDVLALEDCKAECLKDCSCMACTKLDRSKGTGCLLWFGDLIDMKDQPENGDDIYIRMSSSEAENVAESEGKKKYTTVAVSLTSVMIIILIGTGLFLYIRKRLSYQNLRMKGQHFGSHEQNSELPLFDLSTILEATDHFSINNKLGEGGFGPVYKGMLEGGQEIAVKRLSKDSMQGLDEFKNEIIFIGKLQHRNLVRLIGGCINGEEKMLIYEYMPNKSLDMILFDQTKSMLLDWKKRFSVINGIARGLLYLHQDSQLRVIHRDLKPSNVLLDSDMNPKISDFGMARSFLENETGAKTRRVVGTYGYMSPEYAIDGLFSTKSDVYSFGVLVIEIVSGMRNRGFSHDDDNLNLIGHAWTLYKEGRSLELVDPCLAEPSYISEMLRIIHVGLLCVQKRPEDRPSMFTAVFMLSNEVVLPEAKQPGFFTEREVTIAQSSTSTNTANSANEITITMIEAR; from the exons ATGGAAATTTTACAAAAAGGCCTGGCTTTGGCGTTCCTTTTCATTATTCCGGCCACTTTTGGTGCGACTAATACGATAACAACTAGTCAGATGATTAGAGATGGCGAGACCATGGTATCGTCTGATGGAGTATTCGAATTGGGATTTTTCAGAACAGGAAAGTTAACAAATCAATACGTGGGTCTATGGTACAGGAATATCAAAGTTAGGAGAGTTGTTTGGGTTGTCAACAGAGAAGCACCATTAACAGGGGCAGGAGGTGTGTTAAAGGTTATCGAACCTGGACTCTTGGTGCTACTGAATGACACCAATGGAGCAACAGTGTGGTCTTCAAAATCGTCAAGGTCTGTACAAAACCCAATTGCACAGTTACTGGACTCCGGAAATTTAGTCGTAAGAGATGCGAATGATGAAAGGCCAGAGAATTTCCTCTGGCAGAGTTTTGATCATCCGACTGATACAGGTTTACCTGGAATGAAGATTGGAATGAACTATGTAACAGGTATCGAAACTTACTTAATGTCATGGAAAAGCAATGATGACCCTGCTCTTGGAGATTTTAGTACTCACGTGGATCCAACAGGATACCCACAAGTACTACTAAAAAATGGTACAGAAATTTGGTCTAGAAATGGTCCTTGGAATGGATTTGGCTTCAGTGGGGGACCGAATGAGACAGGAGAAGCAACATACAAGATTCATTTAGTAATGAATGAGAAGGAGGTATATGTTTTCCAAGAAATTATCGATAAATCAGTTACGATAGCTGTAGTCGATGAGAGTGGTTATCAACAACGTTGGACTTGGGTTGATGGAGCTCAAAATTGGGTGAAATTTACCTACTTACCAGTAGATAGTTGTGATCAATACAAGTTATGTGGTGCATATGGTAAGTGTAGCACTAACACTCCATTTTGTAGATGCCTGGACAGATTTGTGCCCAAAGACCAAGAAGGGTGGGCTAGATCAGATAGGTCGAATGGATGCGTTCGGCGAAATAACTTGAGTTGTCAAGGAGATATATTCTTGAAATATCCTGGCATTAAATTGCCGGACTCAAGAAATTCGCGTTACATCGATGTTTTGGCACTAGAAGACTGCAAAGCAGAATGCTTAAAGGACTGCTCTTGTATGGCATGCACAAAGTTAGATCGAAGCAAAGGCACCGGGTGCCTTCTTTGGTTTGGAGACTTGATTGACATGAAAGACCAACCTGAGAATGGAGATGATATTTACATCAGAATGTCTTCTTCAGAGGCAG AAAATGTTGCTGAATCTGAAGGAAAGAAGAAATATACAACAGTTGCAGTGAGTTTGACATCAGTGATGATTATAATTCTTATTGGCACGGGCCTCTTTCTATATATCCGGAAGCGGTTGAGTTATCAAAACCTTAGAATGAAGG GCCAACATTTTGGAAGTCATGAGCAGAACTCGGAGCTGCCATTATTTGATCTATCAACTATTTTGGAAGCTACAGATCACTTTTCAATTAACAACAAGCTCGGGGAGGGTGGATTTGGGCCGGTTTATAAG GGCATGCTGGAAGGTGGAcaagaaattgcagtgaaaCGGTTATCCAAGGACTCCATGCAAGGACTAGATGAATTCAAAAATGAAATAATCTTTATTGGCAAACTTCAACATCGAAATCTCGTCAGGCTTATCGGCGGCTGCATCAATGGAGAGGAAAAAATGTTGATCTATGAATATATGCCTAATAAAAGCCTGGACATGATTTTATTTG ACCAAACAAAAAGCATGTTACTTGATTGGAAAAAGCGCTTCAGTGTTATCAATGGCATTGCTAGGGGACTGCTGTATCTTCATCAAGATTCCCAATTGAGAGTCATACATCGAGACCTCAAACCTAGCAATGTATTGCTAGATTCAGACATGAACCCTAAGATATCAGACTTTGGTATGGCTAGAAGTTTTCTAGAGAATGAGACTGGAGCTAAGACACGACGAGTTGTTGGAACATA TGGGTATATGTCCCCAGAATATGCGATAGATGGCTTGTTCTCCACAAAATCAGATGTATATAGCTTTGGGGTCCTAGTGATAGAAATTGTAAGTGGAATGAGAAACAGGGGATTTTCTCACGATGATGACAATCTCAACCTTATTGGACAT GCATGGACACTCTATAAAGAAGGGAGGTCGCTGGAACTAGTGGATCCTTGTTTAGCTGAACCATCCTACATCTCTGAAATGCTAAGGATAATCCATGTTGGTCTGTTATGCGTGCAAAAGAGACCAGAAGACAGGCCGAGCATGTTTACTGCAGTTTTTATGTTGAGCAACGAAGTAGTCCTTCCTGAAGCCAAGCAACCAGGTTTTTTCACTGAAAGAGAAGTTACTATTGCTCAGAGTTCAACTAGCACAAATACAGCTAATTCAGCAAACGAAATCACCATTACAATGATAGAGGCAAGATAG
- the LOC142518241 gene encoding G-type lectin S-receptor-like serine/threonine-protein kinase SD1-1 isoform X4 has protein sequence MRRRCLDRFVPKDQEGWARSDRSNGCVRRNNLSCQGDIFLKYPGIKLPDSRNSRYIDVLALEDCKAECLKDCSCMACTKLDRSKGTGCLLWFGDLIDMKDQPENGDDIYIRMSSSEAENVAESEGKKKYTTVAVSLTSVMIIILIGTGLFLYIRKRLSYQNLRMKGQHFGSHEQNSELPLFDLSTILEATDHFSINNKLGEGGFGPVYKGMLEGGQEIAVKRLSKDSMQGLDEFKNEIIFIGKLQHRNLVRLIGGCINGEEKMLIYEYMPNKSLDMILFDQTKSMLLDWKKRFSVINGIARGLLYLHQDSQLRVIHRDLKPSNVLLDSDMNPKISDFGMARSFLENETGAKTRRVVGTYGYMSPEYAIDGLFSTKSDVYSFGVLVIEIVSGMRNRGFSHDDDNLNLIGHAWTLYKEGRSLELVDPCLAEPSYISEMLRIIHVGLLCVQKRPEDRPSMFTAVFMLSNEVVLPEAKQPGFFTEREVTIAQSSTSTNTANSANEITITMIEAR, from the exons ATGAGAAGGAG ATGCCTGGACAGATTTGTGCCCAAAGACCAAGAAGGGTGGGCTAGATCAGATAGGTCGAATGGATGCGTTCGGCGAAATAACTTGAGTTGTCAAGGAGATATATTCTTGAAATATCCTGGCATTAAATTGCCGGACTCAAGAAATTCGCGTTACATCGATGTTTTGGCACTAGAAGACTGCAAAGCAGAATGCTTAAAGGACTGCTCTTGTATGGCATGCACAAAGTTAGATCGAAGCAAAGGCACCGGGTGCCTTCTTTGGTTTGGAGACTTGATTGACATGAAAGACCAACCTGAGAATGGAGATGATATTTACATCAGAATGTCTTCTTCAGAGGCAG AAAATGTTGCTGAATCTGAAGGAAAGAAGAAATATACAACAGTTGCAGTGAGTTTGACATCAGTGATGATTATAATTCTTATTGGCACGGGCCTCTTTCTATATATCCGGAAGCGGTTGAGTTATCAAAACCTTAGAATGAAGG GCCAACATTTTGGAAGTCATGAGCAGAACTCGGAGCTGCCATTATTTGATCTATCAACTATTTTGGAAGCTACAGATCACTTTTCAATTAACAACAAGCTCGGGGAGGGTGGATTTGGGCCGGTTTATAAG GGCATGCTGGAAGGTGGAcaagaaattgcagtgaaaCGGTTATCCAAGGACTCCATGCAAGGACTAGATGAATTCAAAAATGAAATAATCTTTATTGGCAAACTTCAACATCGAAATCTCGTCAGGCTTATCGGCGGCTGCATCAATGGAGAGGAAAAAATGTTGATCTATGAATATATGCCTAATAAAAGCCTGGACATGATTTTATTTG ACCAAACAAAAAGCATGTTACTTGATTGGAAAAAGCGCTTCAGTGTTATCAATGGCATTGCTAGGGGACTGCTGTATCTTCATCAAGATTCCCAATTGAGAGTCATACATCGAGACCTCAAACCTAGCAATGTATTGCTAGATTCAGACATGAACCCTAAGATATCAGACTTTGGTATGGCTAGAAGTTTTCTAGAGAATGAGACTGGAGCTAAGACACGACGAGTTGTTGGAACATA TGGGTATATGTCCCCAGAATATGCGATAGATGGCTTGTTCTCCACAAAATCAGATGTATATAGCTTTGGGGTCCTAGTGATAGAAATTGTAAGTGGAATGAGAAACAGGGGATTTTCTCACGATGATGACAATCTCAACCTTATTGGACAT GCATGGACACTCTATAAAGAAGGGAGGTCGCTGGAACTAGTGGATCCTTGTTTAGCTGAACCATCCTACATCTCTGAAATGCTAAGGATAATCCATGTTGGTCTGTTATGCGTGCAAAAGAGACCAGAAGACAGGCCGAGCATGTTTACTGCAGTTTTTATGTTGAGCAACGAAGTAGTCCTTCCTGAAGCCAAGCAACCAGGTTTTTTCACTGAAAGAGAAGTTACTATTGCTCAGAGTTCAACTAGCACAAATACAGCTAATTCAGCAAACGAAATCACCATTACAATGATAGAGGCAAGATAG